Proteins encoded by one window of Xiphias gladius isolate SHS-SW01 ecotype Sanya breed wild chromosome 15, ASM1685928v1, whole genome shotgun sequence:
- the LOC120799784 gene encoding nidogen-1-like isoform X2, which translates to MSPGSRSWLRVWSCLLSLSVLTRALELEELFKFGEEAGDLQLLPGSDSTAELPLVGSLFFFGETFDRVYINTNGYVAVVDPPAEKEYLGKMPASFKMIAALLGDLDNSDGRGKVFFRQDSNPDVLSRAGQHIRRAFPRDDGVEPGSVLIITWVNMAAQGTSGRGDGLDAKSNTFQLVVVSMASSSCAILLYPRDGLQFLSTSVEGQSKLLEAGFNEGLVQGWFWKTKQGTYFRATTDEETSIRELTEKTNSGQKGVWVYEIGASPFFAAITPGMAPSLPEEEDTTEPPLTMLTRQPDEYQEVDFSTYETQTTMTTEAAPVEKEEFPTETPTEYQPSYPEAETVTAEYAKPETEEPDYEEPGQFEPEYPESETVIPTYTSPESVQPRFPDQPEPRYPDQTEIRYPSSEPLLPRYTIPEPSEPRYSPVQPSYPDPDPDQPRYTIPEPSEPSYSPVQPSYPDPDPVQPQYTNPEPVQPVPPHSQPQHPQIVVVDEDEDLNVNVFAYNLETCAHNRHKCSAFADCRDYSNGYCCHCRPGFYGNGKDCVAEGKPQRMNGKVNGRVFVGNSPSPVELSSNDLHSYVVANDGRAYVAISNIPDSVGPSLQPLSSLGGVIGWAFALEQPGYQNGFSLIGGVFSRQAEVIFQPGNERLSIKQQFKGIDEHDHLVVSTELEGRLPAISLGSSIQINPYKEIYQYFGNLITSSSNRDYTITSPDGAVQTRSYQWRQTITFQSCPHDEATMEAPSTQQLSVDQIFVMFDADNHLIRYAMSNKIGSVHSSLPEQNPCFTGRHGCDINAVCRPGEGLQFTCECAAGFAGDGRYCHDTDECRETPQVCGSNSVCSNQPGTFRCECVTGFVFASDGKTCIDVDECQQDRCHRDAFCFNTQGSYTCRCRPGFHGDGLHCSPMSTEREKTQCELQRESAQASTSSGSSFFTFFRPRPPVGQYVPQCDEHGAYEPTQCHASIGQCWCVDANGQEIPNTRTGPGSAPLCINQVVTPPPVGPTPRPDVHPVAPGTHLLFAQSGKIEHVPLDGYNIKKEDAKPLLHIPDRVVIAVAYDCVDKMVYWTDITGPTISKASLSGGDIVPVVTKELQSPEGIAVDHVSRLLFWTDSMRDTVEVSKLDGSQRRVLFDTDLVNPRPIVTNPAYGQLYWADWNRDGPKIEMSNMDGTARTVLVKDDLGLPNGLTFDPDNQLLCWADAGTRKVECMDPHRQVRRQIVDGIQYPFALVSFGRNLYYTDWRREAVVAVDRHSEKETEEFLPQKRSRLYGITTTPTQCPQAYNYCSNNGGCSHLCLPRLGGFTCRCPDAADGRCEESDL; encoded by the exons ATTAACACTAATGGATATGTGGCTGTTGTGGACCCTCCGGCTGAGAAGGAGTACCTGGGGAAGATGCCCGCCAGTTTCAAAATGATTGCAGCCCTGCTGGGAGACCTGGACAACAGTGACGGACGGGGGAAAGTCTTTTTCAGGCAGGACAGCAACCCGGATGTACTGAGTCGAGCCGGTCAGCACATCAGGCGAGCTTTCCCCAGAGACGACGGAGTAGAGCCGGGCAGCGTCCTCATCATCACCTGGGTGAACATGGCCGCCCAGGGGACATCTGGACGAGGGGACGGACTGGATGCTAAG AGCAACACCTTCCAGCTGGTTGTGGTCTCCATGGCATCGTCCTCCTGCGCCATCCTCTTGTACCCCAGAGATGGCCTGCAGTTCCTGTCCACGTCAGTTGAGGGTCAGAGCAAGCTCCTAGAGGCTGGCTTCAATGAAGGTCTGGTGCAGGGCTGGTTCTGGAAAACCAAACAGGGGACGTATTTCCGAGCCACCACCGATGAAGAGACCTCCATCAGGGAACTTACTGA AAAGACAAATTCTGGACAAAAAGGAGTTTGGGTGTACGAAATAGGTGCTTCACCGTTCTTTGCAGCCATCACACCAGGAATGGCCCCTAGCCTTCCCGAGGAGGAGGATACCACTGAACCTCCTTTGACCATGTTGACAAGGCAACCCGATGAGTACCAGGAGGTGGACTTCTCAACCTACGAAACCCAGACGACGATGACGACTGAAGCAGCACCAGTAGAAAAGGAGGAGTTTCCAACTGAGACTCCCACTGAGTACCAACCAAGTTACCCAGAAGCTGAGACTGTTACAGCAGAATATGCCAAACCAGAGACTGAAGAGCCAGATTATGAAGAACCAGGCCAGTTTGAGCCAGAATACCCCGAATCTGAGACTGTCATACCAACATACACCAGCCCTGAAAGCGTTCAACCAAGGTTCCCGGACCAACCTGAGCCGAGATACCCTGACCAAACTGAGATCAGATACCCCAGCTCTGAGCCTTTGCTACCAAGATACACCATCCCTGAGCCCAGTGAACCTAGATACTCTCCAGTCCAGCCAAGTTACCCTGACCCCGATCCGGACCAACCAAGATACACCATCCCTGAACCCAGTGAACCTAGTTACTCTCCAGTCCAGCCAAGTTACCCTGACCCCGATCCGGTCCAACCACAATACACCAACCCTGAACCAGTGCAACCAGTACCACCCCATTCCCAGCCACAGCACCCCCAGATCGTTGTGGTGGATGAAGACGAAGATCTGAATGTGAATG TATTTGCGTACAATTTGGAGACATGTGCCCACAATAGACACAAATGCTCGGCTTTTGCTGACTGCCGGGATTACAGCAACGGGTACTGCTGCCACTGTAGGCCTGGTTTCTACGGTAATGGGAAGGACTGTGTTGCAGAAG gCAAACCACAGAGGATGAATGGAAAGGTGAACGGTCGAGTGTTTGTGGGCAACTCGCCTTCACCCGTGGAGCTCAGCAGCAACGACTTACACTCCTACGTGGTGGCCAATGACGGACGGGCCTACGTGGCCATCAGCAACATCCCCGACAGTGTGGGCCCCTCCCTGCAACCGCTGTCCTCCCTGGGAGGAGTCATCGGCTGGGCCTTTGCCCTGGAGCAGCCCGGCTACCAGAACGGCTTCAGTCTGATTG GTGGCGTGTTTTCCCGGCAGGCTGAGGTGATTTTCCAGCCTGGAAATGAGCGTCTGAGCATCAAGCAGCAGTTTAAAGGAATCGACGAACACGACCACCTGGTGGTGAGCACGGAGCTGGAGGGACGTCTGCCCGCCATCTCACTGGGATCCTCCATCCAGATCAACCCATACAAGGAGATCTACCAGTACTTCGGAAACT TGATCACTTCCTCTTCCAACCGCGACTACACCATCACCTCCCCTGATGGCGCTGTCCAGACCAGAAGCTACCAGTGGCGTCAGACCATCACCTTCCAGAGCTGCCCACATGATGAGGCCACCATGGAGGCACCATCCACCCAGCAGCTCAGCGTGGACCAGATCTTTGTGATGTTCGATGCTGACAACCATCTGATCCGCTATGCCATGAGCAACAAGATCGGCTCCGTCCACA gCAGTCTTCCAGAGCAGAATCCATGTTTCACCGGCCGACACGGCTGTGACATCAATGCTGTGTGCAGACCAGGTGAAGGCCTCCAGTTCACCTGCGAATGTGCTGCCGGTTTCGCTGGAGACGGACGCTATTGCCACG ATACTGACGAGTGCAGGGAGACTCCTCAGGTCTGTGGATCCAACAGCGTCTGCAGTAATCAGCCCGGAACTTTccggtgtgagtgtgtgaccgGCTTTGTGTTCGCCAGCGATGGAAAGACCTGCATCG ACGTGGACGAGTGTCAGCAGGATCGATGCCACCGCGACGCCTTCTGCTTCAACACGCAGGGCTCCTACACCTGCCGGTGCCGTCCTGGTTTCCATGGCGACGGACTCCACTGCAGCCCAATGTCCACAG AGCGGGAGAAGACCCAGTGTGAGCTTCAAAGAGAGAGCGCCCAggcctccacctcctctggctccagcttcttcACCTTCTTCCGCCCTCGGCCGCCCGTCGGGCAGTACGTCCCACAGTGTGACGAACACGGAGCCTACGAGCCCACGCAGTGCCACGCCAGCATCGGACAGTGCTGGTGTGTGGACGCCAACGGTCAGGAGATCCCCAACACCCGCACTGGACCCGGCAGCGCTCCTCTAT GTATTAATCAGGTAGTGACTCCTCCTCCGGTGGGTCCGACGCCACGGCCCGACGTTCACCCCGTCGCTCCGGGAACGCACCTGCTGTTTGCTCAGAGCGGGAAAATCGAACACGTTCCCCTGGACGGATACAACATAAAGAAGGAGGACGCCAAACCTCTGCTGCACATCCCC GACCGGGTGGTGATTGCCGTGGCCTACGACTGTGTGGACAAGATGGTTTACTGGACCGACATCACCGGGCCGACGATCAGCAAGGCCAGTTTGAGCGGAGGAGACATCGTCCCAGTCGTCACTAAAG agctgcagagtcccGAGGGCATCGCCGTGGACCACGTTTCCCGTCTCCTCTTCTGGACCGACTCCATGCGAGACACCGTGGAGGTCTCCAAGCTGGACGGCAGCCAGCGTCGAGTCCTGTTTGACACCGACCTGGTCAACCCTCGACCCATCGTCACCAACCCAGCATACGG GCAGCTGTACTGGGCAGACTGGAACAGAGACGGGCCTAAAATTGAGATGTCCAACATGGACGGGACAGCGCGGACCGTCCTGGTGAAAGACGACCTGGGGCTTCCCAACggtctgacctttgaccctgacAACCAGCTGCTGTGCTGGGCCGACGCAG GAACTCGTAAGGTCGAGTGCATGGACCCTCACCGGCAGGTGAGGAGGCAGATCGTTGACGGGATCCAGTATCCCTTCGCTCTCGTCTCGTTTGGAAGGAACCTCTATTACACCGACTGGAGGAG GGAGGCGGTGGTCGCCGTGGACCGTCACTCGGAGAAGGAGACGGAAGAGTTTCTGCCGCAGAAACGCTCTCGGCTGTACGGCATCACCACGACACCCACACAGTGTCCACAAG CTTACAACTACTGCTCCAACAACGGGGGCTGTTCTCACCTGTGTCTGCCGCGGCTCGGCGGGTTCACCTGCCGCTGCCCGGACGCCGCCGACGGTCGATGTGAGGAGAGCGACCTGTGA
- the LOC120799784 gene encoding nidogen-1-like isoform X1 encodes MSPGSRSWLRVWSCLLSLSVLTRALELEELFKFGEEAGDLQLLPGSDSTAELPLVGSLFFFGETFDRVYINTNGYVAVVDPPAEKEYLGKMPASFKMIAALLGDLDNSDGRGKVFFRQDSNPDVLSRAGQHIRRAFPRDDGVEPGSVLIITWVNMAAQGTSGRGDGLDAKSNTFQLVVVSMASSSCAILLYPRDGLQFLSTSVEGQSKLLEAGFNEGLVQGWFWKTKQGTYFRATTDEETSIRELTEKTNSGQKGVWVYEIGASPFFAAITPGMAPSLPEEEDTTEPPLTMLTRQPDEYQEVDFSTYETQTTMTTEAAPVEKEEFPTETPTEYQPSYPEAETVTAEYAKPETEEPDYEEPGQFEPEYPESETVIPTYTSPESVQPRFPDQPEPRYPDQTEIRYPSSEPLLPRYTIPEPSEPRYSPVQPSYPDPDPDQPRYTIPEPSEPSYSPVQPSYPDPDPVQPQYTNPEPVQPVPPHSQPQHPQIVVVDEDEDLNVNVFAYNLETCAHNRHKCSAFADCRDYSNGYCCHCRPGFYGNGKDCVAEGKPQRMNGKVNGRVFVGNSPSPVELSSNDLHSYVVANDGRAYVAISNIPDSVGPSLQPLSSLGGVIGWAFALEQPGYQNGFSLIGGVFSRQAEVIFQPGNERLSIKQQFKGIDEHDHLVVSTELEGRLPAISLGSSIQINPYKEIYQYFGNLITSSSNRDYTITSPDGAVQTRSYQWRQTITFQSCPHDEATMEAPSTQQLSVDQIFVMFDADNHLIRYAMSNKIGSVHSSLPEQNPCFTGRHGCDINAVCRPGEGLQFTCECAAGFAGDGRYCHDTDECRETPQVCGSNSVCSNQPGTFRCECVTGFVFASDGKTCIEENRPVDHCQRGSHDCDVPERALCSYTGGSAHVCSCLPGYVGDGRVCRDVDECQQDRCHRDAFCFNTQGSYTCRCRPGFHGDGLHCSPMSTEREKTQCELQRESAQASTSSGSSFFTFFRPRPPVGQYVPQCDEHGAYEPTQCHASIGQCWCVDANGQEIPNTRTGPGSAPLCINQVVTPPPVGPTPRPDVHPVAPGTHLLFAQSGKIEHVPLDGYNIKKEDAKPLLHIPDRVVIAVAYDCVDKMVYWTDITGPTISKASLSGGDIVPVVTKELQSPEGIAVDHVSRLLFWTDSMRDTVEVSKLDGSQRRVLFDTDLVNPRPIVTNPAYGQLYWADWNRDGPKIEMSNMDGTARTVLVKDDLGLPNGLTFDPDNQLLCWADAGTRKVECMDPHRQVRRQIVDGIQYPFALVSFGRNLYYTDWRREAVVAVDRHSEKETEEFLPQKRSRLYGITTTPTQCPQAYNYCSNNGGCSHLCLPRLGGFTCRCPDAADGRCEESDL; translated from the exons ATTAACACTAATGGATATGTGGCTGTTGTGGACCCTCCGGCTGAGAAGGAGTACCTGGGGAAGATGCCCGCCAGTTTCAAAATGATTGCAGCCCTGCTGGGAGACCTGGACAACAGTGACGGACGGGGGAAAGTCTTTTTCAGGCAGGACAGCAACCCGGATGTACTGAGTCGAGCCGGTCAGCACATCAGGCGAGCTTTCCCCAGAGACGACGGAGTAGAGCCGGGCAGCGTCCTCATCATCACCTGGGTGAACATGGCCGCCCAGGGGACATCTGGACGAGGGGACGGACTGGATGCTAAG AGCAACACCTTCCAGCTGGTTGTGGTCTCCATGGCATCGTCCTCCTGCGCCATCCTCTTGTACCCCAGAGATGGCCTGCAGTTCCTGTCCACGTCAGTTGAGGGTCAGAGCAAGCTCCTAGAGGCTGGCTTCAATGAAGGTCTGGTGCAGGGCTGGTTCTGGAAAACCAAACAGGGGACGTATTTCCGAGCCACCACCGATGAAGAGACCTCCATCAGGGAACTTACTGA AAAGACAAATTCTGGACAAAAAGGAGTTTGGGTGTACGAAATAGGTGCTTCACCGTTCTTTGCAGCCATCACACCAGGAATGGCCCCTAGCCTTCCCGAGGAGGAGGATACCACTGAACCTCCTTTGACCATGTTGACAAGGCAACCCGATGAGTACCAGGAGGTGGACTTCTCAACCTACGAAACCCAGACGACGATGACGACTGAAGCAGCACCAGTAGAAAAGGAGGAGTTTCCAACTGAGACTCCCACTGAGTACCAACCAAGTTACCCAGAAGCTGAGACTGTTACAGCAGAATATGCCAAACCAGAGACTGAAGAGCCAGATTATGAAGAACCAGGCCAGTTTGAGCCAGAATACCCCGAATCTGAGACTGTCATACCAACATACACCAGCCCTGAAAGCGTTCAACCAAGGTTCCCGGACCAACCTGAGCCGAGATACCCTGACCAAACTGAGATCAGATACCCCAGCTCTGAGCCTTTGCTACCAAGATACACCATCCCTGAGCCCAGTGAACCTAGATACTCTCCAGTCCAGCCAAGTTACCCTGACCCCGATCCGGACCAACCAAGATACACCATCCCTGAACCCAGTGAACCTAGTTACTCTCCAGTCCAGCCAAGTTACCCTGACCCCGATCCGGTCCAACCACAATACACCAACCCTGAACCAGTGCAACCAGTACCACCCCATTCCCAGCCACAGCACCCCCAGATCGTTGTGGTGGATGAAGACGAAGATCTGAATGTGAATG TATTTGCGTACAATTTGGAGACATGTGCCCACAATAGACACAAATGCTCGGCTTTTGCTGACTGCCGGGATTACAGCAACGGGTACTGCTGCCACTGTAGGCCTGGTTTCTACGGTAATGGGAAGGACTGTGTTGCAGAAG gCAAACCACAGAGGATGAATGGAAAGGTGAACGGTCGAGTGTTTGTGGGCAACTCGCCTTCACCCGTGGAGCTCAGCAGCAACGACTTACACTCCTACGTGGTGGCCAATGACGGACGGGCCTACGTGGCCATCAGCAACATCCCCGACAGTGTGGGCCCCTCCCTGCAACCGCTGTCCTCCCTGGGAGGAGTCATCGGCTGGGCCTTTGCCCTGGAGCAGCCCGGCTACCAGAACGGCTTCAGTCTGATTG GTGGCGTGTTTTCCCGGCAGGCTGAGGTGATTTTCCAGCCTGGAAATGAGCGTCTGAGCATCAAGCAGCAGTTTAAAGGAATCGACGAACACGACCACCTGGTGGTGAGCACGGAGCTGGAGGGACGTCTGCCCGCCATCTCACTGGGATCCTCCATCCAGATCAACCCATACAAGGAGATCTACCAGTACTTCGGAAACT TGATCACTTCCTCTTCCAACCGCGACTACACCATCACCTCCCCTGATGGCGCTGTCCAGACCAGAAGCTACCAGTGGCGTCAGACCATCACCTTCCAGAGCTGCCCACATGATGAGGCCACCATGGAGGCACCATCCACCCAGCAGCTCAGCGTGGACCAGATCTTTGTGATGTTCGATGCTGACAACCATCTGATCCGCTATGCCATGAGCAACAAGATCGGCTCCGTCCACA gCAGTCTTCCAGAGCAGAATCCATGTTTCACCGGCCGACACGGCTGTGACATCAATGCTGTGTGCAGACCAGGTGAAGGCCTCCAGTTCACCTGCGAATGTGCTGCCGGTTTCGCTGGAGACGGACGCTATTGCCACG ATACTGACGAGTGCAGGGAGACTCCTCAGGTCTGTGGATCCAACAGCGTCTGCAGTAATCAGCCCGGAACTTTccggtgtgagtgtgtgaccgGCTTTGTGTTCGCCAGCGATGGAAAGACCTGCATCG AGGAGAACCGTCCGGTGGATCACTGTCAGAGAGGAAGTCACGACTGTGACGTTCCTGAGAGAGCTCTGTGCAGCTACACCGGAGGCTCGGCCCACGTCTGCTCCTGCCTGCCGGGCTATGTGGGTGACGGCCGGGTGTGTCGGG ACGTGGACGAGTGTCAGCAGGATCGATGCCACCGCGACGCCTTCTGCTTCAACACGCAGGGCTCCTACACCTGCCGGTGCCGTCCTGGTTTCCATGGCGACGGACTCCACTGCAGCCCAATGTCCACAG AGCGGGAGAAGACCCAGTGTGAGCTTCAAAGAGAGAGCGCCCAggcctccacctcctctggctccagcttcttcACCTTCTTCCGCCCTCGGCCGCCCGTCGGGCAGTACGTCCCACAGTGTGACGAACACGGAGCCTACGAGCCCACGCAGTGCCACGCCAGCATCGGACAGTGCTGGTGTGTGGACGCCAACGGTCAGGAGATCCCCAACACCCGCACTGGACCCGGCAGCGCTCCTCTAT GTATTAATCAGGTAGTGACTCCTCCTCCGGTGGGTCCGACGCCACGGCCCGACGTTCACCCCGTCGCTCCGGGAACGCACCTGCTGTTTGCTCAGAGCGGGAAAATCGAACACGTTCCCCTGGACGGATACAACATAAAGAAGGAGGACGCCAAACCTCTGCTGCACATCCCC GACCGGGTGGTGATTGCCGTGGCCTACGACTGTGTGGACAAGATGGTTTACTGGACCGACATCACCGGGCCGACGATCAGCAAGGCCAGTTTGAGCGGAGGAGACATCGTCCCAGTCGTCACTAAAG agctgcagagtcccGAGGGCATCGCCGTGGACCACGTTTCCCGTCTCCTCTTCTGGACCGACTCCATGCGAGACACCGTGGAGGTCTCCAAGCTGGACGGCAGCCAGCGTCGAGTCCTGTTTGACACCGACCTGGTCAACCCTCGACCCATCGTCACCAACCCAGCATACGG GCAGCTGTACTGGGCAGACTGGAACAGAGACGGGCCTAAAATTGAGATGTCCAACATGGACGGGACAGCGCGGACCGTCCTGGTGAAAGACGACCTGGGGCTTCCCAACggtctgacctttgaccctgacAACCAGCTGCTGTGCTGGGCCGACGCAG GAACTCGTAAGGTCGAGTGCATGGACCCTCACCGGCAGGTGAGGAGGCAGATCGTTGACGGGATCCAGTATCCCTTCGCTCTCGTCTCGTTTGGAAGGAACCTCTATTACACCGACTGGAGGAG GGAGGCGGTGGTCGCCGTGGACCGTCACTCGGAGAAGGAGACGGAAGAGTTTCTGCCGCAGAAACGCTCTCGGCTGTACGGCATCACCACGACACCCACACAGTGTCCACAAG CTTACAACTACTGCTCCAACAACGGGGGCTGTTCTCACCTGTGTCTGCCGCGGCTCGGCGGGTTCACCTGCCGCTGCCCGGACGCCGCCGACGGTCGATGTGAGGAGAGCGACCTGTGA